The window AGGGGCTCGCCCTCGGGCAGGTCGCCCATCTCCTCCCCCTCCAGCTGCGAGAACGACAGCACGTCGGTGGGGCTGGCGAGGCCCCGGTGGTCCCGGTTCAGATCGGTGATGGCCTCGTCGTCCACCAGCGTGATCGATACCGAGACGTTGGGGCCCAGGTGAGCCCCGGCCAGCTCGAGGGCCCGCTCAGCGACCCTTTGAATCAACGCCTCGTGGTCAGGCGCGAGGTCCACTTTCTCCTGTTCGTTGCTGATCCAGATCTCCATGCTTCACTGCCTCCTCGGCCTCGCCCGGCGCGGGCGATCCACCCTCCTGCCCCTGCGACTGCCCGGCGTTCGCCGCCTGCTTCTGCTGGCCGGGGTAGTCGATGCGGGCGTGGTGGACGCCGCTCAACACCTTCACGAACACCTTGGCGATCGTGTCCAGGTCCTTCAGGGTCAGGTCGCAGTTGTCCAGCTGACCCTGCTGGAGCCGGTCGTTGATGATCTTGCGCACCTGCTGCTCGATCTGGTCGTGCGACAGGTGGCTCTTCTGGCGCATGGCCCGCACCGAGGCCTCGCAGCCGTCGGCCAGCATGCAGATGGCGGTCTCCCGCCGGCGGGGCTTGGGCCCCTCGTAGCGGAAGTCCTCCTCCAGCACATACTCGGACTGGCCGCTCTTCGAGGCCATGTAGTAGAAGTAGCTGACCAGCGTGGTGCCGTGGTGCTCGGGGATGAAGTCGATGATCTCCTGGGGCAGGCCGGCCTCCCGGGCCAGCTCGACCCCTTCTTTCACGTGGCTGGTGATGATCATCGCCGACAGGCTCGGCGGCAGCTTGTCGTGGGGGTTCTCGCCGCCGAACTGGTTCTCCACGAAGAACGCCGGGCGCTTGATCTTGCCGATGTCGTGGTAGTATGCCCCGACCCGGGCGAGCACCGGGTCTGCTCCGATCGCCTCAGCCGCCGCCTCGCACAGGTTGGCCACCAGGATGGTGTGGTGGTAGGAGCCCGGCGCCTCCACCATCAGCCGCTTCAGCAGCGGGTGGTTGGGGTTGGAGAGCTCCAGGAGCTTCAGCGGCGTCACGATGCCGAAGAGCGTCTCAAAGAAGGGCAGGGCGCCGGTGGCGAGGATCGCCACCAGCAGGCCGTTGATCGCGCCCAGGGCGACGTCCCGCCAGACCCCCCAGTCGAGCAGGGGCGCCGACTCCAGCAGGTACAGGGCCAGGATGGCCAGCGCGTTGACGATGCCCACCACGAGCCCGGCGCGGTAGAGGTCGTTGCGGCTCTCCACGCGGGCGACGGCGTAGACGCCGGCCACCGAGCCCAGCACCGCCACGGCCACGCCGCCCACGTCCGTTGCCGTGGTGAACAGGCCGAGCAGCACGGCGATGATCACGGACTGGAGGAGGGCCACCCGGGAGTCCAGCAGGATCGCCGCCAGGACGGCGTTGAGCGCCACCGGCATCAGATAGGCGGCCCCGTCGCCGAGCTGCACGGAGAAGAGGCTCATCGCCAGCGAGAGGAAGAGCGTGATGAACCCGATCAGCCCCAGCAGCAGCAGCTTGGAGTCCCGCTCCAGAAGCTCCGGGCGGAAGCGGCTGATGGAGAGCGCCATCACGCCCACCACCACCAGCGCGATCAGGGCAGACCCCGCCCAGCTGAAGTAGCTGGCCTGCTGCCCCACGAGGCCCAGCTCGACGAGGGCCTCGTACTGGTCCTGGGTGATGGGCTTGTCGGCCTCAATGATCAGCTCGCCCGGCTGCCACCAGACCTCCGGCACCTCCTGGGCGGCGCGCTGCATCAGCCAGTCGGTCTGCTCCTGGTCCTCGACCATGTTGGCCTCGATGCGGCTCTTCACCAACTCGCGGACGAACTGGGTGAGCGCCGGGTCGCCGAGGTCGAGGGTGAAGGGTGCCGCGCCGCTCTCGATGCCCCCCTTGATGCGGGTGACGTCGCGCGGGTAGACATCCTCGCCCAGCGCCGTCTGGAGCAGCGCCAAAGCCTGAGCCTCCGCGGCATCAACCAAGGCGTCGTCCACCGTCAGCAGGGCGGCGTACGTCTCGGGGGGCAGCACGGAGAGCCGGATCCGGTCGGCCAGGTCCTGCGTCCGGGAGG of the Symbiobacterium terraclitae genome contains:
- the ybeY gene encoding rRNA maturation RNase YbeY: MEIWISNEQEKVDLAPDHEALIQRVAERALELAGAHLGPNVSVSITLVDDEAITDLNRDHRGLASPTDVLSFSQLEGEEMGDLPEGEPLPLGDIVISLERCLAQAADYGHSFERELGFLTAHGMLHLLGWDHQTPDEEAAMMAKTEEILGGLGLSR
- a CDS encoding HD family phosphohydrolase, which produces MVWGVLFFALLTLALGNLSSPKRLDVQVGDIAPRSVRAPRPVYNRILTDERRAAAAANVSPVYKRELAVLESAQQHVNWIFTEIRRVRGLTDVDAASRTQDLADRIRLSVLPPETYAALLTVDDALVDAAEAQALALLQTALGEDVYPRDVTRIKGGIESGAAPFTLDLGDPALTQFVRELVKSRIEANMVEDQEQTDWLMQRAAQEVPEVWWQPGELIIEADKPITQDQYEALVELGLVGQQASYFSWAGSALIALVVVGVMALSISRFRPELLERDSKLLLLGLIGFITLFLSLAMSLFSVQLGDGAAYLMPVALNAVLAAILLDSRVALLQSVIIAVLLGLFTTATDVGGVAVAVLGSVAGVYAVARVESRNDLYRAGLVVGIVNALAILALYLLESAPLLDWGVWRDVALGAINGLLVAILATGALPFFETLFGIVTPLKLLELSNPNHPLLKRLMVEAPGSYHHTILVANLCEAAAEAIGADPVLARVGAYYHDIGKIKRPAFFVENQFGGENPHDKLPPSLSAMIITSHVKEGVELAREAGLPQEIIDFIPEHHGTTLVSYFYYMASKSGQSEYVLEEDFRYEGPKPRRRETAICMLADGCEASVRAMRQKSHLSHDQIEQQVRKIINDRLQQGQLDNCDLTLKDLDTIAKVFVKVLSGVHHARIDYPGQQKQAANAGQSQGQEGGSPAPGEAEEAVKHGDLDQQRTGESGPRA